The Candidatus Nitronereus thalassa genome includes the window CATCACGGTCCGGGCTGATAAATTGCCAAATACTTTTTTGGCCAATTCTACGGCCGCATAGCTGACCGACACGGCATTTTCTGCAATACGCGTTTCTGTTCGAACTCGTTTGGCCACCGATATGGCTTTTTTCACAAGCTTATTGAGGATGATTCCACTCGCGTTATGGGTTAATGCCAATCGAAAAGCATTTTTTACTTGCCCCAAAATTTGTGGTTCCCCAACGACCATGGAATCTAGGCTTGAGGTCACGCGAAAAAGGTGGGAGATAGTTCGATCTCCAGCATGCCAATACAAGTGGGGCAAGAGCTGCTCTGCCGAAAGAGAAAGATGTGAATCCACAAGAAACTCCTGAATCGAGGAGAACCCGGACTCGACCTGATCCACCACGGCATACACCTCCACGCGATTACAGGTTTGCAGCACCATGCCCTCTTTCACGCCAGGATAAGTCATGAGCCGTGTCAACGCTTCGCCCATGCGGCTATCCGGGACGGCTAATAATTCCCGAAGTTCTACCGGTGCAGTCTTGTGAGATAGACCTACGGCAATAATGTGCATTAGCTCACCGGTGTCCCACTACTTTTTAGAATGACTCCTAGGAAGGTGAGGAGCACTCCAGCAAATCCGACAACCGTTAAATAGGCGGCTTTTTTCGCTCTCCACCCTCCTGTCACTCGCCCCAGCAATACAATAAGATAAAATACCCAAGTCACCATGGCCCACGTTTGTTCAGGATTCCAACTCAAATAAGCGCCCACCGTAATCTGGGCAGAAATCGCCCCAGTCAAAATCCCCAGTGTTAAAAAAGGAAAACCCAGCAAAATGGAACGCTGGTTCAACATATCCAAAAAGTCCAAGGGGGGCAGTTTAAAAAAAAGCACATTAAATTGTTTGGATTTGAGCAATCGCTCCTGCATTAAATACATCAGGCCCGCCACAAAGGCGACGGCAAACCCCACCGTGCCCAACATACTCAGCGTCACGTGGACCCACACCGCCTGAAACATCGGGTGCAAGACCGGAGCTTCTGCAGGAAGAATGGCCGTAGAAACTAAGGAAAGAAATGCCAACGGAAGGATAAAAGACCCGAGAACTTGCAAATGCGGTCGAATCGCAGCGCCCAAAAACACCAACACCAAGGACCAGGAGAAAAAAGAGAGGGCCTTTGGGAAGGTGACCCATTTCAATTCATCGCCAGACCAAAGTTGTAAGGCGAGAGCTAGGGTATGGGTCAAAAATCCGAGTCCAGTCATTCCCACAGCCATTTTAGCCAGGAGGTCGGAACGGCGTACCAAGCAAATCAAAAAGCTAACTGTCCCGAGGAAGTACAACCCCAAGGTGATTTGGAAAAAAACAACCGTCATAACTTGTGGAAATCCTTTTAAAATAGTCCTAAAGACCCAGTATCAAAGTATAGTTACGCCCATGAGGGAGGTCAAGGAATTGTCCTAGGAGAGCAAAAGAGGACTTCTGAAAAGATTGCTGCTGATCATGATCCTTGGCAGGTTCGTCTTTCTGATAAAATGCCCATTTTGAATTTTATAAACAGAACACTCTGAGGATTGAATTTGGAAGTCCCAACAATTCCGTTCGTGTTGCCAAGCAGAATGTAAAATCTTTGCCAGTTCCAGAAGCCTTACCCGCCAGATGCCGCAGTAGCGCCACCGCAAACATTAATTGCCTGACCGGTAATTGCCGCAGCCGTTGGCGAGCACAGAAAAAGAATAGTCGCGGCAATTTCTTCCACATCTG containing:
- a CDS encoding cytochrome C assembly family protein; its protein translation is MTVVFFQITLGLYFLGTVSFLICLVRRSDLLAKMAVGMTGLGFLTHTLALALQLWSGDELKWVTFPKALSFFSWSLVLVFLGAAIRPHLQVLGSFILPLAFLSLVSTAILPAEAPVLHPMFQAVWVHVTLSMLGTVGFAVAFVAGLMYLMQERLLKSKQFNVLFFKLPPLDFLDMLNQRSILLGFPFLTLGILTGAISAQITVGAYLSWNPEQTWAMVTWVFYLIVLLGRVTGGWRAKKAAYLTVVGFAGVLLTFLGVILKSSGTPVS